The region TAAAAAGCATTTATTGGTTGATTTCTATGAGTGAGAATTAAATTTGAAGTTGCGTCTATAGCGTTTTGCACTTTTTTATTTGTAATTTTAGGAGGCTTATAAACTTGACATTGAGTGGTGATACATAAATGATATTTATCCATATTAAATCTATCAGAATTAAAAATTCCCCAAGTCCTTGCAATGACTGCTTGTGCCTTAAGTGCTTCTAAAGGAGAATTAGGTCCAATTTCGTATGGCAAAACACCTGCCAAATAATCATCAAACTCAATTTTTTGAACTAATGTCCAAGTTCCATATAAATCTCTCAATAAATAGAAATTTTTGCCAAAATTAACACCATTTATTTTGATGTCCTCTTGAGCATAAATATATATAGGACCTTCAAGTTTCATCCCACTGTAGTCATTTCTAAGAACGGGAGTAATTTGAAAATTTTTTATTTTTTTGAAAATCTTATTTTTTAATTCAAACTCTGGCAGATCATCTTGAAATGGAATCCATACTTCCCAATTTTTAGGGTAGGCAACAGTCGTCTCAAATCCTTGATCTCTTAGTTTCTTTGATTGTTTTTTTGCCGATTCATAGCTAGCAAAAGGACCAAAAACAATTCTTTCAATTGTTTTTGGATTTTTGACAGGAATATCCGCCCAGGTAATATTTATCTGTTTTGATTTATGTTTAATACCGTTGGACGATATCAAGTTTAAAAAACCTTTATTAGTTGTAAAATTTATATTCTTTTTCTCCGAAAAACTATCATTCTCCCCGCCTAAATATTGCTTTAAACCAATTAAAAATTTTCCTTTTTTAATTTCATTATGGAGTTCAACCTTTAGCAATTCTTCTCCTTTTGCATTGGAAATAAATTTAGTGTTTATTATTAAAAGAGAAATACAGCCTAAAAAAAAGTTTAAAAAGGTAAATTTAAGTTTCATAAATTAGAACATTCCTTATCAATTAAGGACTTTAATTTGCACCAATGCATATAAAGGTTTAGATTATCCTAATTAAACACATTTGACTTAAATGTCTAAACTAAAAACTCGTAAATCAGCTGCCAAAAGATTTAAAGCTACTGCGACGGGTAAATTCATGAGAAGAAGAGCTTTCCATAATCATTTACTTGATCATAAAAGCTCAAAATTAAAAAGACATCTATCAACAAAAGCCGTAGTTGATGAAAGAGATGCTGATAATGTAAGATTAATGGTTCCATACGCATAAATCTTTAACCAATTTTTATTAGATATTCATGGCACGGGTAAAAAGAGGCAACATAGCCAGAAAAAGAAGAAACAAAATCTTAAATCTTGCAAAAGGTTTCAGAGGCGGCAACAAAAATCTTTTCAGAACCGCTAATCAAAGAGTGATGAAAGCTCTTTGTAATGCTTATAGGGATAGAAGAAGAAGAAAAAGAGATTTTAGAAGACTTTGGATCTCTAGAATTAACGCATCTGCGAGGATAAATGGAACAAACTATAGCAAGTTAATAAATGGCATGAAAAATTCAGAAATTATCATTAACAGAAAAATGCTTGCTCAATTAGCCTTAAACGATCCTAAGTGTTTTGAAAAAATTGTTTCTTCCGTTAGTAAGTAGAAAAAAGAATATAATCTAGAAAAGTAATT is a window of Prochlorococcus marinus XMU1419 DNA encoding:
- a CDS encoding SpoIID/LytB domain-containing protein, with the protein product MKLKFTFLNFFLGCISLLIINTKFISNAKGEELLKVELHNEIKKGKFLIGLKQYLGGENDSFSEKKNINFTTNKGFLNLISSNGIKHKSKQINITWADIPVKNPKTIERIVFGPFASYESAKKQSKKLRDQGFETTVAYPKNWEVWIPFQDDLPEFELKNKIFKKIKNFQITPVLRNDYSGMKLEGPIYIYAQEDIKINGVNFGKNFYLLRDLYGTWTLVQKIEFDDYLAGVLPYEIGPNSPLEALKAQAVIARTWGIFNSDRFNMDKYHLCITTQCQVYKPPKITNKKVQNAIDATSNLILTHRNQPINAFYHGSNGGVSATAGESWQIQDYSYFHSIIDGSKSLRKNFKLPITNESDLNNFLDFDKKQFYGSKHSLFRWNKKISSLEIKEKLIKNKLININEDVLDLNSIERGSSGRVTKLEIQTDKGNKSIVLIKDDIRRVLNFIPSNLFTINKLNDDLWLFRGGGFGHGVGLSQSGAIEMAKLGFSYEQILNHYYHDAKLKKFEILSQ
- the rpmI gene encoding 50S ribosomal protein L35 → MSKLKTRKSAAKRFKATATGKFMRRRAFHNHLLDHKSSKLKRHLSTKAVVDERDADNVRLMVPYA
- the rplT gene encoding 50S ribosomal protein L20, which codes for MARVKRGNIARKRRNKILNLAKGFRGGNKNLFRTANQRVMKALCNAYRDRRRRKRDFRRLWISRINASARINGTNYSKLINGMKNSEIIINRKMLAQLALNDPKCFEKIVSSVSK